A genomic window from Meleagris gallopavo isolate NT-WF06-2002-E0010 breed Aviagen turkey brand Nicholas breeding stock chromosome 30, Turkey_5.1, whole genome shotgun sequence includes:
- the MED26 gene encoding mediator of RNA polymerase II transcription subunit 26 isoform X2, with protein sequence MLYSVITSSELSLVCVARCAMAPRALIFGEIFQVKIHNMVAVLEVISSLEKYPITKEALEETRLGRLINEVRKKTSNEELAKRAKKLLRNWQKLIEPVTPNEAVPRGLQNPPGSANGGAHNCKPEAPLPAVAGSKPISELKSRNDIQKLNSPKPEKLGNRKRKGEHRDGHQGPPPPKVSKVSHEILQNSSPPPTNGIGGSPENFPSPVDVNLHAGPESSRTELSENDKHNKIPVNAVKPHTSSPGLVKPSSTSSLLKTAVLQQHDKSEETSGSHQPKSPRCSSFSPRNVRHDAFARQHTTYSPKDSMPSPSQRSQFLDTAQVPSPPPSLMQPSTPPMPAKRLEFSQQSVSEVSQHWQEQQVPSDSQHRHTAGTLPQHTSPTCKTSSHPGESLVSHIGFSQDASKMDSDDAASGSDSKKKKRYRPRDYTVNLDGHVTEGGVKPVRLKERKLTFDPMTGQIKPLTPKDPLQVEIPALTEQHRTETEKQEQKPNLQSPFEQTNWKELSRNEIIQSYLNRQSSLLSSSGVQTPGAHYFMSEYLKQEESTRKEARKTHVLAPNSKPTDLPGVTREVTSDDLDRIREHNWPGVNGCFDTQGNWYDWTQCISLDPHGDDGRLNILPYVCLD encoded by the exons ATGCTGTACTCAGTGATAACTTCCAGTGAACTTTCCCTGGTCTGTGTAGCACGGTGTGCCATGGCCCCACGGGCACTTATCTTTGGGGAAATATTTCAGGTAA AG ATCCATAACatggtggcagtgctggaagTGATCTCCAGCCTGGAGAAATACCCCATTACCAAAGAGGCACTTGAG gaaacAAGGCTTGGGAGGCTTATCAATGAGGTGAGGAAGAAGACATCCAATGAGGAACTTGCCAAACGTGCCAAGAAATTGTTGCGGAATTGGCAAAAGTTGATAGAACCTGTAACCCCGAATGAGGCGGTGCCAAGAGGGCTGCAGAATCCGCCCGGATCAGCAAATGGTGGTGCTCACAACTGCAAACCAGAAGCGCCCCTTCCTGCCGTGGCTGGGTCAAAACCCATCAGTGAATTGAAAAGCAGGAACGATATCCAGAAACTAAATTCTCCAAAACCAGAGAAATTGGGAAATCGGAAAAGGAAAGGTGAACATAGGGATGGGCATCAGGGCCCTCCTCCCCCGAAAGTCTCCAAAGTTAGTCATGAAATATTGCAAAACTCTTCACCCCCTCCTACAAACGGAATTGGAGGTAGTCCCGAGAATTTTCCTAGTCCTGTAGATGTAAATCTACATGCAGGGCCCGAAAGCAGCAGGACAGAACTTAGTGAAAATGATAAACACAATAAGATCCCAGTAAATGCTGTAAAACCTCACACCAGTTCTCCAGGACTCGTAAAACCTTCAAGCACTTCCTCCTTATTAAAGactgcagtgcttcagcagCATGATAAATCGGAAGAAACCTCCGGGTCGCACCAACCCAAGAGTCCGCGCTGCTCCTCGTTTAGTCCTAGGAATGTCAGGCACGATGCGTTTGCGCGGCAGCATACCACGTACTCACCAAAGGATTCGATGCCTAGTCCATCTCAAAGGTCTCAGTTCTTAGATACTGCACAGGTGCCGTCACCGCCACCATCCTTGATGCAACCATCAACACCTCCAATGCCAGCGAAAAGACTGGAGTTCTCTCAGCAGTCGGTATCTGAGGTGTCTCAGCactggcaggagcagcaggtaCCTTCTGACAGCCAGCacaggcacacagcagggaCGCTTCCACAGCACACATCTCCCACTTGCAAAACCAGCTCCCACCCGGGGGAATCTCTCGTGTCGCACATTGGCTTTTCACAGGACGCTTCAAAAATGGACAGTGATGATGCTGCTTCAGGTTCAGatagcaaaaagaagaaaaggtacCGACCTAGAGACTATACAGTCAACTTGGATGGGCACGTGACAGAAGGGGGTGTGAAACCTGTGAgattaaaagagagaaagctCACTTTTGATCCCATGACAGGACAGATAAAACCTTTAACACCGAAAGATCCTTTGCAGGTAGAAATCCCTGCACTTACTGAACAGCACAGGACAGAAACGGAAAAGCAGGAGCAAAAACCCAACCTGCAAAGCCCCTTTGAACAAACGAACTGGAAAGAATTGTCCAGAAACGAAATAATTCAGTCATATTTAAACAGACAGAGTAGCTTGCTGTCTTCATCAGGAGTACAGACTCCAGGAGCTCACTACTTTATGTCTGAATATTTAAAGCAGGAGGAAAGCACTAGAAAAGAGGCTAGAAAGACTCACGTTCTAGCTCCTAACAGCAAACCTACAGACTTGCCTGGGGTCACGAGGGAGGTCACGAGTGATGATCTCGACAGAATACGTGAACATAACTGGCCAGGCGTGAACGGTTGTTTTGATACACAGGGTAACTGGTATGATTGGACACAGTGCATATCTTTAGATCCACACGGGGATGATGGTAGATTGAACATCCTGCCTTACGTCTGCCTAGACTGA
- the MED26 gene encoding mediator of RNA polymerase II transcription subunit 26 isoform X1: MVAVLEVISSLEKYPITKEALEETRLGRLINEVRKKTSNEELAKRAKKLLRNWQKLIEPVTPNEAVPRGLQNPPGSANGGAHNCKPEAPLPAVAGSKPISELKSRNDIQKLNSPKPEKLGNRKRKGEHRDGHQGPPPPKVSKVSHEILQNSSPPPTNGIGGSPENFPSPVDVNLHAGPESSRTELSENDKHNKIPVNAVKPHTSSPGLVKPSSTSSLLKTAVLQQHDKSEETSGSHQPKSPRCSSFSPRNVRHDAFARQHTTYSPKDSMPSPSQRSQFLDTAQVPSPPPSLMQPSTPPMPAKRLEFSQQSVSEVSQHWQEQQVPSDSQHRHTAGTLPQHTSPTCKTSSHPGESLVSHIGFSQDASKMDSDDAASGSDSKKKKRYRPRDYTVNLDGHVTEGGVKPVRLKERKLTFDPMTGQIKPLTPKDPLQVEIPALTEQHRTETEKQEQKPNLQSPFEQTNWKELSRNEIIQSYLNRQSSLLSSSGVQTPGAHYFMSEYLKQEESTRKEARKTHVLAPNSKPTDLPGVTREVTSDDLDRIREHNWPGVNGCFDTQGNWYDWTQCISLDPHGDDGRLNILPYVCLD; the protein is encoded by the exons atggtggcagtgctggaagTGATCTCCAGCCTGGAGAAATACCCCATTACCAAAGAGGCACTTGAG gaaacAAGGCTTGGGAGGCTTATCAATGAGGTGAGGAAGAAGACATCCAATGAGGAACTTGCCAAACGTGCCAAGAAATTGTTGCGGAATTGGCAAAAGTTGATAGAACCTGTAACCCCGAATGAGGCGGTGCCAAGAGGGCTGCAGAATCCGCCCGGATCAGCAAATGGTGGTGCTCACAACTGCAAACCAGAAGCGCCCCTTCCTGCCGTGGCTGGGTCAAAACCCATCAGTGAATTGAAAAGCAGGAACGATATCCAGAAACTAAATTCTCCAAAACCAGAGAAATTGGGAAATCGGAAAAGGAAAGGTGAACATAGGGATGGGCATCAGGGCCCTCCTCCCCCGAAAGTCTCCAAAGTTAGTCATGAAATATTGCAAAACTCTTCACCCCCTCCTACAAACGGAATTGGAGGTAGTCCCGAGAATTTTCCTAGTCCTGTAGATGTAAATCTACATGCAGGGCCCGAAAGCAGCAGGACAGAACTTAGTGAAAATGATAAACACAATAAGATCCCAGTAAATGCTGTAAAACCTCACACCAGTTCTCCAGGACTCGTAAAACCTTCAAGCACTTCCTCCTTATTAAAGactgcagtgcttcagcagCATGATAAATCGGAAGAAACCTCCGGGTCGCACCAACCCAAGAGTCCGCGCTGCTCCTCGTTTAGTCCTAGGAATGTCAGGCACGATGCGTTTGCGCGGCAGCATACCACGTACTCACCAAAGGATTCGATGCCTAGTCCATCTCAAAGGTCTCAGTTCTTAGATACTGCACAGGTGCCGTCACCGCCACCATCCTTGATGCAACCATCAACACCTCCAATGCCAGCGAAAAGACTGGAGTTCTCTCAGCAGTCGGTATCTGAGGTGTCTCAGCactggcaggagcagcaggtaCCTTCTGACAGCCAGCacaggcacacagcagggaCGCTTCCACAGCACACATCTCCCACTTGCAAAACCAGCTCCCACCCGGGGGAATCTCTCGTGTCGCACATTGGCTTTTCACAGGACGCTTCAAAAATGGACAGTGATGATGCTGCTTCAGGTTCAGatagcaaaaagaagaaaaggtacCGACCTAGAGACTATACAGTCAACTTGGATGGGCACGTGACAGAAGGGGGTGTGAAACCTGTGAgattaaaagagagaaagctCACTTTTGATCCCATGACAGGACAGATAAAACCTTTAACACCGAAAGATCCTTTGCAGGTAGAAATCCCTGCACTTACTGAACAGCACAGGACAGAAACGGAAAAGCAGGAGCAAAAACCCAACCTGCAAAGCCCCTTTGAACAAACGAACTGGAAAGAATTGTCCAGAAACGAAATAATTCAGTCATATTTAAACAGACAGAGTAGCTTGCTGTCTTCATCAGGAGTACAGACTCCAGGAGCTCACTACTTTATGTCTGAATATTTAAAGCAGGAGGAAAGCACTAGAAAAGAGGCTAGAAAGACTCACGTTCTAGCTCCTAACAGCAAACCTACAGACTTGCCTGGGGTCACGAGGGAGGTCACGAGTGATGATCTCGACAGAATACGTGAACATAACTGGCCAGGCGTGAACGGTTGTTTTGATACACAGGGTAACTGGTATGATTGGACACAGTGCATATCTTTAGATCCACACGGGGATGATGGTAGATTGAACATCCTGCCTTACGTCTGCCTAGACTGA